Proteins from a single region of Desulforegula conservatrix Mb1Pa:
- the ccsB gene encoding c-type cytochrome biogenesis protein CcsB: protein MDNSINTLIISISGYVFGFAGLIYLAAWVFKKPRLYIPAMLAAISGAITNAAGIGIRWHESYKMGMGHAPLSNMYESLVFFSFALAVVYLIYENRMKIRAFGAIALPMCFFIIMYAELSPNVSGEIKPLLPALKSDWLIAHVISCFIGYAAFAIAFGLSTIYLMKTYIKTVESINADAIMKMFLFLCLPLSSGLFLAFVGSSLKAGLLAAWAGLGSGVIIIFIIKISGSKIVDMLSSLPDIKNLDVLTYRVIAFGFLFLTAGIITGSVWANSAWGSYWSWDPKETWSLITWFVYAGLIHTRLMAGWAGERIAWLSILGFMAVIFTYFGVNLLPGLHSYS, encoded by the coding sequence ATGGATAACAGCATAAATACCCTGATCATATCAATTTCAGGTTACGTATTCGGTTTTGCCGGCCTTATATATCTTGCGGCCTGGGTTTTCAAAAAACCCCGCCTCTATATTCCGGCCATGCTTGCGGCAATTTCAGGCGCAATTACAAACGCGGCGGGAATAGGGATAAGATGGCACGAATCATATAAAATGGGAATGGGCCATGCTCCCCTTTCAAATATGTATGAATCCCTGGTTTTCTTTTCATTTGCCCTTGCAGTTGTTTACCTTATTTATGAAAACAGGATGAAAATCAGGGCTTTCGGCGCTATTGCCCTGCCCATGTGCTTTTTCATAATAATGTACGCTGAACTGTCTCCAAATGTTTCAGGAGAAATAAAACCGCTTCTGCCTGCCCTTAAAAGTGACTGGCTAATTGCCCATGTCATTTCATGTTTCATCGGGTATGCTGCGTTTGCAATAGCATTTGGGCTCAGCACCATTTATCTTATGAAGACATATATAAAAACAGTGGAAAGCATAAATGCAGATGCAATAATGAAAATGTTTTTGTTCCTCTGTCTTCCTCTTTCGTCAGGGCTTTTTCTGGCTTTTGTTGGCTCATCTCTCAAAGCAGGACTCCTTGCCGCATGGGCCGGATTAGGATCAGGGGTCATTATTATCTTCATAATAAAGATTTCTGGTTCAAAAATTGTTGATATGCTTTCGAGTCTTCCAGATATTAAGAATCTTGATGTCCTGACATACAGGGTGATTGCCTTCGGCTTTCTTTTCCTGACTGCAGGAATCATAACAGGATCAGTATGGGCTAACTCGGCATGGGGTTCATACTGGAGCTGGGATCCAAAGGAAACCTGGTCACTCATTACATGGTTCGTATATGCAGGGCTTATTCACACAAGACTCATGGCAGGATGGGCAGGAGAAAGAATAGCCTGGCTCTCCATATTAGGCTTCATGGCAGTGATTTTCACATATTTCGGCGTTAATCTGCTTCCGGGTCTGCACAGTTATTCATAG